A genome region from Microplitis demolitor isolate Queensland-Clemson2020A chromosome 1, iyMicDemo2.1a, whole genome shotgun sequence includes the following:
- the LOC103575049 gene encoding ras-specific guanine nucleotide-releasing factor 2 has product MLSPKMQKSVRVNDSQILMLSERAHYDNSLSGYLHKRTADLTKWQLRWFVLYQNLLFYYDNEAFLRPSGVIMLEGCYCDRLITTTNTGKESDKKFCFAISYRRENQRQYELKADTESNCKLWIDAIRDASFNKLLLQKEELEQKHLHLLQIVESEKTAKWQYTQQCEELTFEIKKLRSELCILKRELQSNSKFTIGIKTKNRRHHRRRNLINVNGIKSTNCSGVSSSNTAGIVDMEKIKKVQSFFRGWLCRRRWKQIVEQYIKSPHAESMRKRNSLVFRMVEAEEEYTDQMEVLVSCFLRPFKMAASSKRPPCSHEDVNSIFLNSETILFLHQIFLKGLTSRMENWPTLVLGDLFDMLLPMLSIYQEYVRNHHYSLQVLTECKQSSPSFAALLTRLENKPACRGRSLETFLTYPMHQIPRYIITLHEVLAHTPHDHVERKSLENARQQLEDLSRQMHDEVSETENLRKNLAIERMIVEGCDILLDVNQVFVRQGTLVQILDKSHGSSSSTGGLLWSRTSAITFGRKKNNNHNGALRQCFLFSNHLILTIRQQSDGDDLGRLTIVPGTGKIPLCDAILIEDPSEQTISAAAAFDDDEISVCSLSSGSTASAVFSESSSIFYGSRSSSTGGNTSFGNRDFKIMLDTKLGGPLVTIHLLAPTMQEKAAWISDISQCMDNVHFNNLLGHSINGGGGSLSSSSSDTSSAVIMPHSIKNDPKLFNDDVDIRFSQTLNSCKLPQIRYATPERLLQRLTDLRFLSIDFLNTFLLTYRVFTDSVTVLEALKKVFYNSDSSAHLSFPTAETSQLSNKDQVASTSGANQHQSSMLDDQKQNSYTLRRISGASSVSGYESSEISDSRDQVLVRSNNCSCHHEPILLLPKSISTSTASASNSNNSNFNCKFKEEEEDHHHYHHHSVSKNDDCLSKAKNNNGDVKSGQSLIDKQQQSSTANNFNVKIDNENDSTLSSYLTIPKANMTGSSSSSETLTVVLLIDLLVVLLISLTNCLANYLTNFLSSGLANCLAGGLANYLTNCLSSGLANCLANYLANRLSGSLTNYLANCLAGGLDNCLVDNMMVNNTPPSAPSSPSNKSSITLIDSTGCGNAADSNDSSKGFFTTSIDDSHNSTRNVSSPEQKRKIEIIEKNFSTNDSQSNYSPKTPTSRSKFTGTVTAETPIGSRKKYDTDKNESWTVTVTSDDDSSLSSPLINQPHHNRRHVEQQQQQHRASVVSAPPIATYDSRRSSGSISTIVGNYWTGRRSFQEGTGKNSKLSYGFQSTPHYHHDIPPQVSRKAGVVITSSRQSHRRRSTSTAAAAFAIATSASSNPPDIISSKSSEYSGDTASSKLHRVDGACIIDRNRRKEPISTAATMRVINVLRHWVSKHAQDFELNNELKNLTIEFLEDIVDNQNLLPAEHKAANQLLRLLNKEESESNKIDLVRLLLPPSPSRTIQTKENIETLSALEIAEQMTYLDHKIFINISSEEFLGQAWMKADKTVRAPHIILMTKRFNEVSQLVVSEIIRRSNLSARVLAIEKWAAVADICRVLHNYNGVLQICAAFTNSSVYRLKKTWEKVSKTTKQTIERLQNIVSSDGRFRNLRDALHRCDPPCIPYLGLYLTDLSFIEEGTPNFTDDGLLNFSKMRMIAHVIREIRHFQQTPYKIELITKVTNYLLDTTLLLDEDDLYRMSLEIEPRTSRLSNATFISIPPTTSIIHNNQTSTK; this is encoded by the exons TGGATTGATGCCATCAGAGATGCAag TTTCAATAAGCTTTTATTACAAAAGGAAGAGCTGGAACAAAAACATTTGCATCTGTTACAAATAGTGGAGAGCGAAAAAACAGCTAAATGGCAATATACGCAGCAATGCGAAGAACTAACgttcgaaattaaaaaattacgctCTGag TTATGTATACTGAAACGAGAATTGcaatcaaattcaaaatttactatc ggtattaaaactaaaaatcgtCGTCATCACCGGAggcgtaatttaattaatgtcaaTGGTATTAAGAGTACAAATTGTTCTGGTGTATCATCATCAAATACTGCTGGTATTGTAGATatggagaaaataaaaaaagttcaaagttTTTTTCGCGGGTGGCTTTGTCGCCGTAGATGGAAACAAATTGTTGAACAGTATATTAAAAGTCCCCATGCTGAAAGTATGAGAAAAAGAAatag tttggTATTTCGGATGGTGGAAGCTGAGGAAGAATATACGGATCAAATGGAAGTACTTGTTAGTTGTTTTTTAAGGCCCTTTAAAATGGCTGCTAGTTCAAAAAGACCGCCTTGTAGTCATGAAGATgtcaatagtatttttttaaacagtgaGACGATATTATTTCTCCATCAAATATTTCTCAAAGGTCTTACCTCACGCATGGAAAACTGGCCAACGCTTGTACTGG gTGATTTGTTCGATATGTTACTTCCGATGTTATCAATTTACCAAGAATATGTCCGCAATCATCATTATAGTCTACAAGTATTAACAGAATGTAAACAATCTTCACCTTCGTTCGCCGCATTACTAACGCGCTTAGAAAATAAACCAGCCTGTCGGGGTCGGTCTTTAGAAACTTTTCTCACCTATCCAATGCACcag ATTCCACGATACATTATTACTTTACATGAAGTATTAGCTCATACACCCCATGACCATGTAGAACGTAAAAGTCTTGAAAATGCGCGGCAACAATTAGAAGATTTGTCACGACAAATGCATGATGaa GTCAGCGAAACAGAaaacttgagaaaaaatttagctatTGAGAGAATGATTGTTGAAGGATGTGATATACTTTTAGATGTTAATCAAGTATTTGTAAGACaag gaACGCTTGTTCAAATTTTGGACAAATCTCATGGAAGTAGTAGTAGTACTGGTGGATTACTTTGGAGTAGAACAAGTGCGATAACTTTtggacgaaaaaaaaataataatcataatggGGCATTGAGACAGTGTTTTctattttcaaatcatttaattCTTACAATACGACAACAGTCTGATGGGGATGATTTGGGTCGATTAACTATTGTACCTGGTACTGGTAAAATTCCACTGTGTGATGCGATACTCATAGAGGATCCGAGTGAACAAACTATATCAGCAGCTGCGGCATTTGACGATGatg aaatatcAGTTTGTTCCTTATCAAGTGGCTCAACAGCATCAGCAGTATTTAGTGAAAGTAGTAGTATTTTTTATGGCAGTAGAAGTAGTAGTACTGGTGGAAATACTTCCTTTGGAAAccgtgattttaaaattatgttagaTACTAAATTAGGTGGTCCATTAGTTACAATTCATCTTTTAGCTCCAACAATGCAg GAAAAAGCTGCATGGATAAGTGATATAAGTCAATGTATGGATAACGTacactttaataatttacttggtCATTCAATAAATGGCGGTGGTGGATCTTTGTCATCATCTTCATCAGACACAAGTTCTGCAGTGATAATGCCGCATTCAATAAAGAATGatccaaaattatttaatgacgaTGTTGATATAAGATTTAGCCAAACATTAAACTCATGCAAACTTCCACAAATACGTTATGCAACACCTGAAAGACTATTGCAACGACTGACTGATTTAAGATTTCTCagtattgattttttgaatacatttttattaacatatcGTGTTTTTACTGACAGTGTCACAGTGTTAGAGGcgttgaaaaaagttttttataattccgACTCTTCAGCTCATTTGTCTTTTCCTACGGCAGAAACTTCTcagt TATCTAATAAAGATCAAGTAGCTTCGACTTCCGGTGCCAATCAGCATCAGTCCTCAATGCTAGATgatcaaaaacaaaatagtTATACATTACGTAGAATAAGCGGAGCTAGTTCTGTTTCTGGTTATGAATCGTCTGAAATAAGTGATTCGCGTGATCAAGTATTAGTACGTAGTAATAATTGTTCTTGTCATCATGAAcccattttattattacccaAGTCAATATCGACATCAACAGCATCAGCATCAAATAGTaacaatagtaattttaattgtaaatttaaagaagaggaagaagatCATCACCATTACCATCATCATTCAGTATCTAAAAATGATGATTGTTTAAGTAaagctaaaaataataatggcgATGTTAAATCAGGACAATCTTTAATAGATAAACAGCAACAATCATCGACTgccaataattttaatgttaaaatagaCAATGAAAATGATAGTACGCTATCAAGTTATCTTACAATACCTAAAGCCAATATGACTGGTTCTTCATCAAGTTCTGAGACATTAACAG TGGTCTTGCTAATTGATTTGCTGGTAGTCTTGCTAATTAGTCTTACTAATTGTCTTGCTAATTATCTTACTAATTTTCTTTCTAGTGGTCTTGCTAATTGTCTTGCTGGTGGTCTTGCTAATTATCTTACTAATTGTCTTTCTAGTGGTCTTGCTAATTGTCTTGCTAATTATCTTGCTAATCGTCTTTCTGGTAGTCTTACTAATTATCTTGCTAATTGTCTTGCCGGTGGTCTTGATAATTGTCTTGTTGATA ATATGATGGTCAATAATACTCCACCATCAGCTCCTTCATCACCTAGCAACAAAAGCTCTATTACTTTAATTGACTCTACTGGTTGTGGTAATGCTGCTGATAGTAACGATTCATCAAAAGGTTTTTTTACTACCTCAATTGATGATAGCCATAATTCAACACGTAATGTTTCTTCGCCGGAACAGaagagaaaaattgaaattattgaaaaaaatttttctactaatG ATTCGCAGTCAAATTATTCACCAAAAACTCCTACTTCAAGATCGAAATTTACTGGGACTGTTACTGCCGAGACACCAATTGGTTCtcgtaaaaaatatgacacaGATAAAAATGAGTCATGGACAGTCACTGTGACGTCAGATGACGACAGTTCATTATCTTCACCTTTAATTAATCAACCTCATCACAATCGTCGTCATGTcgaacaacagcaacaacaacatcgAGCATCCGTTGTTTCAGCTCCACCGATAGCAACTTACGACAGTCGTCGTAGTAGTGGATCGATTTCGACTATCGTgggg aattattgGACTGGCAGAAGATCATTTCAAGAGGGTACtggtaaaaattcaaaattgtcaTATGGTTTTCAATCTACGCCTCATTATCATCATGATATACCTCCACAAGTATCTAGAAAAGCTGGTGTTGTTATTACTAGTTCTCGTCAAAGCCACAGAag gAGGAGTACATCTACTGCAGCAGCAGCATTCGCCATAGCGACATCAGCTTCCAGTAACCCACCAGATATTATCAGTAGTAAATCGTCTGAATACTCAGGTGATACCGCAAGTAGTAAATTACATCGTGTCGATGGCGCGTGTATTATTGACAGAAATCGACGCAAAGAGCCTATTTCAACAGCAGCAACCATGCGTGTAATAAATGTACTAAGACACTGGGTTTCTAAACACGCACAGGATTTTGAGTTGAATAAtgaactcaaaaatttaacgataGAATTTTTAGAAGACATTGTAGACAATCAAAATTTGTTGCCAGCAGAGCATAAGGCTGCTAATCAATTGTTGCGATTGTTAAATAAAGAAGAATctgaaagtaataaaattgatttagtCCGTTTATTATTACCACCGTCACCATCGCGCACGATACAaactaaagaaaatattgaaactcTGTCTGCACTAGAAATAGCTGAGCAAATGACTTATTtagatcataaaatatttataaatatttcaagcgA gGAATTTCTTGGACAAGCTTGGATGAAAGCGGACAAGACAGTTCGTGCACCTCACATTATATTGATGACAAAAAGATTTAATGAAGTGTCTCAATTAGTTGTGTCGGAAATTATCCGAAGATCAAATTTATCGGCCAGAGTTCTTGCCATTGAAAAATGGGCAGCAGTGGCTGATATTTGCCGTGTACTGCATAATTATAATGGCGTTTTGCAGATATGCGCTGCGTTTACCAACAGCAGTGTTTATAGATTGAAGAAAACTTGGGAAAAAGTTTCTAAAACg acAAAACAAACAATTGAAAGATTACAGAATATTGTTTCATCTGATGGGcgttttagaaatttaagagACGCATTGCATCGTTGTGATCCGCCCTGTATTCCTTATTTGGGCTTATATTTAACCGACTTGTCATTTATCGAAGAAGGTACTCCAAATTTTACAGATGATGGCCTTCTTAATTTCTCGAAAATGCGGATG attgcTCATGTGATTCGAGAAATTCGGCACTTCCAACAGACGCCCTACAAAATAGAGCTAATAACTAAAGTAACAAACTACCTACTCGACACAACATTACTTCTTGACGAAGATGATCTATATCGTATGTCTTTGGAAATAGAACCGAGAACCTCCAGACTCAGTAATGCAACTTTTATTAGTATCCCTCCTACCACGAGCATTATTCACAACAATCAAacttcaacaaaataa